From Phycisphaerales bacterium, a single genomic window includes:
- a CDS encoding M56 family metallopeptidase: MGLEQAIARTVELLWMGAIAATPLAVVVSLICRARRVRPATRHMLWFAVLASFITPAVGSLIWRPQWFSSERVMAAAGVEAASEQAAAEVVAPAGGVASSPVSEVAAPPLIAGEKVGPGRVAASRIPAVLPVPALWNAMPMVEFCAGLLANERAADTRIASQSSTLAESAEFVGPVPVRTASPRIAPALSVAASSRVTPAPMASTSKRASGESGASQSTEGVTARVWLARLLKVRDAVAELPPLPPAVWFGGAVLVVVLSLWRRFMAMLWLRDAAPAGPAVQCLVRQVAAALGLSRVPRVVFVNAAVSPMIWCGLRPLLVLPTSLWRTLDEDSRRAVLVHELAHVRRWDHLLCWVTAGIGALYWWHPVVWWVRRRLHEEAEASCDTWVTSLFPTQRRAYASALVVTKSFVSSRAASRGPWLGVASGSAKRLARRITMVMTHKSAPRMSMLGVFVTALIVATGTFVMPGLACPPEDEAKARSKAEQAAQARSRTAVTPRAPEPGVVFFGEAPALEAMRGGGAAVAPTPPAPPELPRQGSPARAPKAPKPPKAPKAPKAVQGVSVAPMAAPRAEVSVDLDALKEAREPREYRLSQGKLQAFYGMMSRSDVPILVEMKGDRMVIWGNDDEHAVFGRFVRIVDGDGQQSRVAAPARVAGQNKVLAERLAQVEGQRAREAGTRAAQEALKARGQALTRDLEAEREARTRMMVELEADRARVDAAREGNQELRERIQALQAQIRELEKRAEKLEGGREDQRPSRRPASPGMVSPASSTTGGGVCGSPCQKTERACETTCESPKQTASR, from the coding sequence ATGGGACTCGAGCAGGCCATCGCACGGACGGTCGAGCTGCTGTGGATGGGGGCGATCGCCGCGACGCCGCTGGCGGTGGTGGTGTCCCTGATCTGCCGTGCACGGCGGGTGCGGCCGGCGACGCGGCACATGCTTTGGTTCGCGGTGCTGGCGTCGTTCATCACGCCCGCGGTGGGGTCGCTGATCTGGCGGCCGCAGTGGTTCAGCTCGGAGCGGGTAATGGCGGCGGCGGGGGTGGAGGCTGCTTCTGAGCAGGCAGCGGCGGAGGTGGTTGCGCCGGCGGGCGGGGTGGCGAGCTCGCCGGTCTCGGAGGTCGCCGCTCCCCCACTGATCGCGGGTGAGAAGGTCGGCCCGGGACGCGTCGCAGCATCGAGGATTCCCGCGGTGCTGCCCGTGCCCGCGCTGTGGAATGCCATGCCGATGGTGGAGTTCTGCGCGGGGCTGCTGGCCAACGAGCGAGCGGCCGACACGCGTATTGCGTCGCAATCGTCCACGTTGGCGGAATCCGCTGAGTTCGTCGGTCCAGTGCCGGTGAGGACGGCGTCGCCGCGGATCGCGCCCGCGTTATCCGTTGCGGCTTCCTCTCGGGTCACACCAGCACCGATGGCATCAACCTCGAAGCGCGCGTCGGGTGAGAGCGGCGCGTCCCAGAGCACGGAAGGTGTGACGGCGCGGGTCTGGCTCGCGCGTCTGCTGAAGGTTCGCGACGCGGTCGCAGAGCTGCCCCCGCTCCCCCCAGCGGTGTGGTTCGGGGGCGCAGTGCTGGTCGTGGTGCTGAGCCTGTGGCGTCGGTTCATGGCAATGCTTTGGCTGCGGGATGCGGCGCCGGCGGGTCCAGCGGTGCAGTGCCTGGTTCGGCAGGTGGCCGCGGCGCTCGGCCTGTCGCGCGTGCCGCGGGTGGTGTTCGTCAATGCCGCCGTGTCGCCGATGATCTGGTGCGGGCTGCGGCCGCTGCTGGTGCTGCCGACGAGCCTGTGGCGGACCCTCGATGAGGACTCGCGCCGCGCGGTGCTGGTGCACGAGCTGGCGCACGTGCGGCGGTGGGACCACCTGCTGTGCTGGGTGACGGCCGGCATCGGGGCGCTGTACTGGTGGCACCCGGTGGTGTGGTGGGTGCGGCGGCGGCTGCATGAAGAGGCCGAGGCCAGCTGCGATACGTGGGTGACGAGCCTGTTCCCCACGCAGCGTCGGGCGTACGCGTCGGCGCTGGTGGTGACCAAGTCCTTTGTGAGCTCCCGCGCGGCGTCGCGCGGTCCATGGCTAGGGGTGGCTTCCGGTTCGGCCAAGCGATTGGCAAGGAGAATTACGATGGTGATGACCCACAAGTCCGCTCCCCGAATGTCCATGCTCGGCGTGTTCGTCACGGCGTTGATCGTCGCGACCGGCACGTTCGTCATGCCCGGACTGGCGTGCCCGCCCGAGGATGAGGCCAAGGCGAGGAGCAAGGCCGAGCAGGCCGCGCAGGCACGGAGCCGCACGGCGGTGACGCCCCGGGCGCCGGAGCCGGGCGTGGTGTTCTTCGGCGAAGCGCCGGCGCTGGAGGCGATGCGCGGCGGTGGCGCGGCTGTGGCGCCGACCCCGCCGGCTCCTCCGGAGCTTCCGCGGCAGGGCTCGCCCGCAAGGGCGCCCAAGGCCCCCAAGCCGCCGAAGGCGCCGAAGGCTCCAAAGGCGGTGCAGGGCGTGTCGGTAGCGCCCATGGCGGCGCCGCGGGCGGAGGTGTCGGTGGACCTTGATGCCCTCAAGGAGGCGCGCGAGCCGCGGGAGTACCGGTTGAGCCAGGGCAAGCTGCAGGCGTTCTACGGCATGATGAGCCGCAGCGACGTCCCGATCCTGGTGGAGATGAAGGGCGACCGAATGGTGATCTGGGGCAACGACGACGAGCACGCGGTGTTCGGCCGGTTCGTGCGGATCGTCGATGGCGACGGGCAGCAGTCGCGAGTGGCCGCGCCCGCGCGGGTTGCCGGTCAGAACAAGGTGCTGGCGGAGCGGCTGGCGCAGGTCGAGGGGCAGCGGGCGCGGGAGGCCGGGACCAGGGCGGCGCAGGAGGCTCTGAAGGCCCGTGGGCAGGCCCTCACCCGTGACCTCGAGGCCGAGCGCGAGGCACGGACTCGGATGATGGTGGAGCTGGAGGCTGACCGTGCGCGCGTGGATGCCGCGCGGGAGGGCAACCAGGAGCTGCGTGAGCGGATCCAGGCGCTGCAGGCGCAGATCCGCGAGCTTGAGAAGCGGGCCGAGAAGCTGGAGGGCGGGCGTGAGGACCAGCGGCCGTCGCGTCGCCCGGCCTCGCCGGGGATGGTCTCGCCGGCTTCGAGCACAACGGGAGGGGGCGTGTGCGGCAGCCCCTGCCAGAAGACCGAGCGCGCCTGCGAGACGACGTGCGAGAGCCCGAAGCAGACGGCGAGCCGGTGA